A stretch of DNA from Nocardioides sp. Arc9.136:
TCTACAAGCCCACCCAGGACTACTACGGCAAGCCGCTGATCTCCTCGGGCTGCTTCTCGGCGTACCGCACCGAGGTGCTCCGCGACGCGGGCGGCTGGTCGGAGCGCACCCGCGCCGAGGACATGGACCTGACCTGGACCTTCTACCAGCGCGGTCACCGCGTCCGGTTCGTCCCGGAGGCCGTCTGCTACCCGATCGAGCCGCACGACCTGGACTTCATGAGCAAGCAGCTCAAGCGCTGGTCGCACGGCTTCGTGCAGAACGTCGCGCTGCACTGGCGCGGCATCCTGCCGATCCCGTTCCTCAGCACGGTCGTGGGCGTCGCGATGGTCGACGCCCTGGTCGCCTCGCTGGTCTACCTGTTCCTGCTGCCGGTGCTGGCCGTCGTCCTGAGCCCGTGGGTGCTGCTCGCCTACGTCGTCGACGTGCCGGCGATCCTGGTGCCGGTGCTCGTCGCGGCGCGCCGGCGCGGCGAGGTGGGCAAGGCGCTCGCGTCGATACCCGCGTTCCTGGTGCTGCGCACCGTCAACGGCTTCTTCATGCTCGAGGCGCTGTGGACCGAGGTCGTCCTGCGCAAGCCCCTGCTGGTCTACGAGAAGGGACACTGAGATGACCGCGGGACTCCCCGGCACCGGTCTCGGCGGCCTGCTCTACGTCGTGCTCGCGCTGCTCATGCCGCTGCGCGAGCTCTACCTCACCGCCCGTGGCCGCAGCAGCCGCGAGCGCTGGGCGGTCGTCGGCCGCCAGGCGCTGATGGCGCTCGTGATCGTCGCGGTGCTCGCGGGCACCGCCGTCGCCACGAGCCGGCTGCTGCGCACGGGCGGCCAGGCCGCGCCGGACGCGGCGCCGCTGCTGGCCTCCGTCGCGATCGGGGCGACCGTGCTCGCGGTCCTCGCCGCGGCGCTGCGGGTCTGGGCCCTGCTGGACCGGCGGCCGACGACCACCTAGCCGTCGACCACCCGGCCGTCGGCGGCCGGCCTCAGGCGACGTCGGCCTCCATGGCGGCGACGAAGTCGCCCTTCACCGCGCGCCACGCCTCGTCGGTCATCGTCCGGCGCCAGTACGGCGAGCAGGACATGTCGCCCCGGGCCAGCCCCCGCTCCGCGAGCAGGTGGCGCCGGATGCCGCGGATCTCCTCGGCCTCGCCGTGGACGAAGGCGTGCACCCGGCCCGCCGGCGCCTGCAGCTGCTCGACCGAGCGCAGCAGGAGGGTCGCCGGGTCCCCGTCGCCGGCCCGGTGCAGCCAGCGCAGGTCCAGCGCGCCCGGCGTGGTGAGCGGCAGCTCGTGCTCGGCGTCGTCGCACACCAGCCGGACGACGACCGGCACGCCGGCGGGCACGGCCTCGAGCGACGCCGCGATGGCCGGGAGCGCGGACTCGTCGCCCACCATCAGGTGCCAGTCCGCGTCCGGGTCGGGGCGGTAGCCGCTGCCCGGGCCCTCGAGCACGAGCACGTCCCCCGGCGCGGCGCTCGAGGCCCAGCGGCCCGCGGCCCCGGTGTCGCCGTGGACGACGAAGTCGATGGTCAGCCGCTGGCCGTCCCAGGCCCGGACGGTGTAGCGCCGGCGCGCCGGCCACCACTGCGCGTCGTACGACGCCCGCACCTCGGCCGGCTCGAAGACCGCGTCGTACGGCGCGCCTTCCGGTGCGATCGCGAGGTTCACGTAGGCGTCGGTCGAGTCCGCCGTCGCGAACCCGGCCAGTCCCTCGCCGCCGAGCACGACCCGCACCATCGCGGGCGTCACCCACGTCACCGTCTCCACCCGTCCGTGCACGGGACCCTCCTCCACCTCGTCGTCGTAGTTAGGTTAGCCTCACCTGCAGTCAGCCGGCCGGGCACCCCGTCCAGCGACCTGTGCGGGCGCCGCCGGCGCCCCTCGTGCCGAAAGGACCACCCGTGCGTTCCCTGCGCCTCCTGGCCGCCTCCCTCGGAGCAGCCGCCCTCGTCCTCAGCGGCTGCGGCTCGTCCGACGACGAGTCCACCGCCTCCGACTCCCCGTCCAGCGACGGCTCGTCGACGCAGTTCCCGATCACGATCGAGCACGCGCTCGGCACCACCACGATCGAGGAGAAGCCCGAGCGCGTCGCGACCGTCAACTGGGCCAACCACGAGGTGCCGCTGGCCCTCGGCGTCGTCCCGGTCGGCATGGCCGCCGCCAACTTCGGCGACGACGACGGCGACGGCCTGCTCCCCTGGGTCAGCGACGAGCTCGAGGAGCTCGACGCCGAGACCCCGGTCCTCTTCGACGAGACCGACGGCATCGACTTCGAGGCCGTCGCGGACACCGAGCCGGACCTGATCCTGGCGTCGTACTCCGGCCTCACCCAGGAGGACTACGACACCCTCAGCGAGATCGCGCCGGTCGTCGCGTACCCCGAGGCCGCCTGGTCGACGGAGTGGCGCGACATGATCCTGCAGAGCAGCGAGGCCATGGGCATGGCCACCGAGGGCGAGGAGCTGGTCGCCGAGCTCGAGTCGGAGATCACCGACACCGTCGCCGAGCACCCCGGTCTCGAGGGCACCTCGGCGATGTTCCTGACCCACGTGGACACCACGGACCTCAGCGAGGTCAGCTACTACACGACCCACGACACCCGGGCGAAGTTCTTCGAGGACCTCGGTCTCTCCACCCCGGCGAGCATCGCGGACGCCTCGTCCGAGACCGACCAGTTCTCCGGCACGCTGAGCGCCGAGCAGGTCGACAAGCTCGACGACGTCGAGGTGATCGTGACCTACGGCGACGAGGAGCTGGTCAAGGCGCTCAAGGGCGACCCGCTGCTGTCCAAGATGCCGGCCGTCGCGAACGACGCGATCGTGCTGCTGCCGAACAACCCCCTCGGCACCGCCGCCAACCCGACGCCGCTGTCGATCTCCTACGTCCTCGAGGACTACGTCGCCATGCTGGCCGAGGCCGCCGGCGCCGAGTCCTAGGACCGACGGCATCATCCTCCGGTGACCACCACCCAGGCCGGCCCGACCTCGGGCACCCCCTCGGGCGCCGCCACGCGGCGCCCGAGGCGGCTGCGCGCTGCCTGGCTGCTCGCGAGCCTGCTGCTGCTGGTCGCCCTGGCGGCCCTCTCGGTCGCGGTCGGCTCCCGCGACGTCGGCCTCGACGACATCGTCGCGGCGCTCGGGGGCTCCAGCGAGACGCTCGACGAGGCCGCGGTCACCAAGCGGATCCCGCGCACCCTGCTCGCCGTCCTCGTGGGTGCCGCCCTCGGCCTCGCCGGCGCGGTGATGCAGGGCGTGACCCGCAACCCGTTGGCCGATCCCGGGATCCTCGGGGTCAACATGGGCGCCTCGCTGGCGGTCGTGACCGGCATCGCCTGGTTCGGGCTCACCGCGCCGTCGTCGTACATCTGGGTCGCCATCGGCGGCGCCGCCGTCGCGGCCGTCTTCGTGTACGCCGTGGGCTCCCTCGGGCGGGGCGGCGCGACGCCGCTCAAGCTCGCCCTGGCCGGCACGGCCACGTCCGCCGCGCTGGTCTCGTTCATCACCGCGGTGGTGCTGCCCCGCAACGACATCTCCGAGGGCGCGCTGTCGTGGCAGATCGGTGGGGTCGGCGGGGCGTCGTTCGACGCCATCACGCTCGTGCTGCCGTTCCTCGCCGTCGGGCTGCTGGTCTGCCTCGCCTCGGCCCGCGGGCTCGACTCCCTGGCCCTCGGCGACGACGTGGCCGCCGGCCTCGGCGAGCGGGTGGCCCTCACCCGCGGCGCGGCGGCGGCCGGCGCGGTGCTGCTCTGCGGGGCGGCGACGGCGGTCGCCGGCCCGATCGGGTTCGTCGGCCTCGTCGTCCCGCACCTGTGCCGGATGCTCATCGGCGTGGACCACCGCTGGCTGCTGCCGTTCACCGCGGTCGGTGGCGCCGCCCTGCTCACCACCGCCGACGTGCTCGGGCGGATCGTCGCGCGCCCGAGCGAGGTCGACGTCGGCATCATCACCGCCCTCGTCGGCGCACCGTTCTTCATCCACGTCGTCCGCCGCCACAAGGTGCGTGAGCTGTGACCGCCCCGACCGCCCCGGCCGCCGCGGACCTCACCGCGGACCCGGCCCCCTCCACCGTCGAGCGCGTCGCCCGGGGCCGGGCGCGCCGTGCGGCCAGGCGCCGCAGCGTCGTGGTCGTGCTCACGGTCCTGGTGCTCGCGACCTTCGCCACCAGCCTCATGGTGGGCCGCACCTTCTACCCGCCGGGCGACGTCCTCTCCGTCATCGCCGGGCAGGACGTCCCGGGCGCCTCGTTCACCGTCGGTCGGCTGCGGCTCCCGCGGGCGGTCCTCGCCCTGGTGGTGGGGCTCTGCTTCGGCATCGCGGGCGTCACCTTCCAGACCATGCTGCGCAACCCGCTGGCCAGCCCCGACATCATCGGCATCAGCACCGGGTCGAGCGCGGCCGCGGCGGTCGGGATCGTCACCTTCGGGCTCTCGGGGGCGGCGGTGTCGCTGCTCGCGATCAGCGTCGGCCTCGGCGTCGCGCTGCTCATCTACGTGCTCTCCTTCCGCGACGGCGTCGCGGGGACCCGCCTGATCCTCATCGGCATCGGCATCGCCGCCATGCTCGAGAGCGTCATCGCCTACGTGCTGAGCCGCGCGGCGGCCTGGGACTTCCAGGAGGCGGCGCGCTGGCTGACCGGCAGCCTCAACAACGCCGGTTGGGACGACGTCGTCCCGACCGTCCTCGCGCTCCTGGTCCTGGGACCGCTGCTGGTGGTGAAGTCGGGCGACCTCGACATGCTCCAGCTCGGCGACGACGCCGCGTCCGCCCTCGGCGTCCGGGTCGAGCGGACCCGGATCGTCGTCATCGTCGCCGCCGTCGGCCTGATCGCCTTCGCCACCGCCGCCACCGGCCCGATCGCCTTCGTCGCGTTCCTCGCCGGCCCGATCGCGGCGCGGATCGTCGGGCCGGGCGCCTCGCTGCTCGTGCCCTCCGCGCTGGTCGGCGCGCTTCTGGTGCTCGTGGCCGACCTGTGCGGCCAGTTCGCCTTCGACCACCGCTACCCCGTGGGCGTCGTGACCGGCGTGCTCGGCGCGCCGTACCTCGTCTACCTCATCGTCCGCACCAACCGCGCCGGAGGCTCGTTGTGACCGCCGACCACACGCTCACCGTCCACGACCTCGAGCTGGGGTACGGCGAGCGCACCGTCATCGACTCCCTCGACCTGGTGCTGCCGCCGGGCCGGGTCACCGCGATCGTCGGGGCGAACGCCTGCGGGAAGTCGACGCTCCTGCGGTCGATGTCGCGCCTGCTGCGCCCGCGGGCCGGCCGGGTGCTGCTCGACGGCGAGCAGGTGCACAAGCTGCCCGCGAAGGAGCTGGCCCGCACGCTGGGTCTGCTCCCCCAGGCGCCGACCGCCCCCGAGGGCATCACCGTCAGCGACCTCGTCGGCCGGGGTCGCAACCCGCACCAGGGGCTGCTGTCCCGGTGGAGCAGCGAGGACGACGCCGCCGTCGCGGCCGCGCTCGAGGCGACCGACACCGTCGCCCTCGCCGACCGGCCGGTCGACGAGCTCTCCGGCGGCCAGCGACAGCGGGTCTGGATCGCCATGGCGCTGGCCCAGCAGACCGACGTGCTCCTGCTCGACGAGCCCACGACGTACCTCGACGTCAGCCACCAGGTCGAGGTCCTCGACCTGCTCACCGACCTCAACCGCAGCCGCGGCACCACCATCGTGATGGTGCTGCACGACCTCAACCTCGCCGCGCGGTACGCCGACCACCTCGTCGCCCTCGCCGACGGCCGGCTCCACGCCGCCGGCGACCCCGCGGACGTGCTCACCGAGGAGACGGTGCGCGCCGTCTTCGGCCTGGACTGCTCGGTCATCACCGACCCCGTCTCCGGGCGACCGCTCATGCTCCCGATCGGTCGGCACCACGTGGCGGCGCCGGCCTCCTGACGCCGGCCGCGCCGGCCGGGCCCACGTGCCGCCCGGTGCCCTCCACTCACCCGGACAGGCGGCGCATGATCCGCGCGGCACGTGGGTACTGCGGGCGCCTCGGTCCGCCACGTGACGCTTCCGACAGGTGTCGGCCATGGGGCGTGGCGCCCCGAGCACCCCCAGCCCAAGGACTCCCCATGAGGAGACAACCGAGAACGCTCAGCACCGCCCTCGCCGCCGTCCTCGTCGTCGCCACCCCGCTCGCAGCGGTCTCGGCCGACGGCGACGGGGCCGACCAACGGCCGCGCTTCACCGGCCCCGGCTTCCCGCCACCCGCCGTCCGTCCCGCCGACACGGGGCTCGCCGCGCCGCTGCCCCGGTGGGACACCTCGGCCGCCGTCGAGCGTCGCGTCCGCGAGATCGTCGCGCAGATGACCGACGAGGAGAAGGCCGACCTCGCCACGGGCGAGCTCAACAACTTCTTCGGCTTCTACAACGACCCCGTCGAACGGCTCGGCATCCCTGCCCAGACGATGGCCGACGGGCCCATCGGGGTCAGGGTCGCCAACCCCGAGGTCAACCGGGAGACCACGCAGCTGCCGTCCGGCACCTCGCTCGCCGCCACCTTCGACCCGCGCGCCGCCCGCCGCTACGGGCGCATCCTGGGGCAGGAGTCCTTCGACACCGGCCACAACGTCCTGCTCGGCCCCACCCTCGACATCACCCGCACGCCGTTGTGGGGACGGGCGTTCGAGGGGTTCGGCGAGGATCCCCTCGTGTCGGGCGACCTCGGCGCGCAGGTCGTCCGGGGCATCCAGTCCCGCCCGGTCATCGCCACCCTCAAGCACCCGTTCGCCTACAACCAGGAGACCGACCGGTTCGACGTCAGCGCGGAGGTCGGTGAGCGGGCGCTCCAGGAGATCTACGTGCGCCCGTTCGCGATCGCGCAGCGTCGCTCGCACCCCGGCTCGATGATGTGCTCCTTCAACCGGCTCAACGGCATCCACGCCTGCGAGCACCCGGCGCTGAACCGGATCCTCAAGCAGCAGCTGCGCTTCCGCGGGTTCGTCATGAGCGACTACAACGCGACGCCGAGCACCGTGCAGGCCGCCAACAACGGGCTCGACCAGGAGCAACCCGGGGACCAGGGACCCGGCAGCGCCAACTTCGGGGAGCGCCTGCTGGCGGCGGTCGCCGAGGGCGAGGTCAGCCAGGCCCGACTCGACGACATGGCCCGCCGGATCCTCCGGCCGATGGTCGGCCTGGGACTGCTCGACAGCCGCCCTGCCGTCCGCGAGTGGGACAAGGCGCGCAACAGCACGCAGGCGCGGCGCATCGCCGCGCGCGGCATGGTGCTGCTGCGCAACCAGGGGCGGGCCCTCCCGCTCGGCACCGGACTGCGGTCGGTGGCCGTCATCGGGCCGGACGCCGACAACATCTCCGCCCAGGGCGGGGGCTCCTCGGTCGTGTCGGTCCCGACCCGCTCCGTCAGCCCGCTGGAGGGGATCCGCCAAGCGGTCGGCGACCGCACCCGGGTTCGGTACGCCCCCGGGATCGAGGGCATCTCCGAGGGCGACCTGCTGCCGGGGCCGCACCCGGTGCCGGCCTCGATCCTCGCCCCCGCGGCCGGCAGCCGCGAGAACGGGCTGTCCGCGCAGTACTGGAGCAACGACGACTTCGAGGGCGACCCGCACCGCACGGTCGTGGACCCCAACGTCAACGTCGCCTTCGGGTTCCAGAACTTCGGCGGGTTCAACGCCACCTCGCCGAAGATCCCCTCGCCGGTGGGCGACTTCGCCCTGCTCGGCGACCTCTCCGCGAGGTGGGAGGGCGTGCTCACCGCCCCGGCGACGGCGCGCTACTCCCTGGGCCTCACGGCCCGTGGGAACGCCCGCCTCTACCTCGACGGCGAGCTCTTCGTCGAGCACACCGGTGACCTGTCGTCGGTCGGGAAGCGGGTCCGGCTGCGCAAGGGCCAGGAGGTCACGGTCCGGGTGGAGTACGCCGCGCCCGCCGCCAACCAGTACACCGGCGGGCAGGTGCGGCTCTTCTGGCGGCACCCGGCCTCGGTGCTGACGCCGAAGATGCGGAGCGCCGTCCGCACCGCCCGGACCGCGGACGCCGCCGTCGTCGTCGTCCGCGACTACGAGACCGAGGGCGCCGACCGACCGGACCTCCGGCTCCCGAAGGAGCAGGAGCAGCTGATCCGCCAGGTGGCGCGGGTCAACCCCCGGACGGTGGTCGTCGTGGAGACCGGGGCGCCGAGCAGGGTGCGGCCGTGGATCGGGCGCGTCGAGGGTGCCGTCCAGGCGTGGTACCCCGGGCAGGAGCAGGGTCGGGCGATCGCCGACGTGCTCTTCGGGCGGGTCAACCCGTCCGGCCACCTGCCGGCGACGATCGTCCGCGGCGAGCGCCAGGTCCCCGGCACGCCAACCGGTCGCGCCGTGTTCCGCGAGGGGGTGCGCGTGGGCTACCGGGGGTTCTCCCGCTCCGAGGTGAGCTTCCCCTTCGGGCACGGGCTGTCCTACACCCGGTTCGGGTACGACCGGCTCCGTGCCCGGGTCACGAAGGGCGACCGGACGGCGCTCGTGGTGAGCGTCCGGGTCACCAACCGTGGCGGCCGGGCGGGCGCCGACGTCCCGCAGGTGTACGTCGGCCGGCTGCCGACCCGCAAGGTCCGGACCCCGGCCCGTCAGCTCGCCGGGTTCGCCCGCGTCGAGCTCCGGCCCGGCCAGTCCAGGCGGGTGACGATCCGGGTGCCCCGGGAGGCGTTCTCGTTCTGGGACAGTGCCCGTGACCGTTGGGTGACCCCGCGCGGGCCGCTCCCGGTGCTCGTCGGGCACGACGCCCTCACCCCTGCCGCGCGCACGACCGTGCGCGTGCGCTGAGCGGGGCCGCCCCACCGAGCCGGGGTCCGGTCGACTCCTCGACCGGGCCCCGGCACGGTTCGGTCTCCGCGGAGCGCCCGAGTGAACGGCCCGGCGCCGCGGAGTCAGCCGGCGGTGCGGATGAGCTTCTTGTTGACGAACTCCTCCATGCCGTACCGGCCGAGCTCGCGGCCGAACCCCGAGCGCTTCACGCCGCCGAAGGGCAGCTCCGCGGCGTCGAGGCCGACGCCGTTGACGAACACCATGCCTGCGTCGATCTGGTCCGCGACGCGACGCGCCTGCTCCGGGTCGTCGGTGAAGACGTAGGACCCGAGGCCGTAGGGGGTGTCGTTGGCCAGCCGGACCGCGTCGTCCTCGTCGGCGGCCCGGAACGCCATCGCGACCGGCCCGAACAGCTCCTGGCGGTACGCCGGGTTGCCCGGCTCGACGCCCGTGAGCACGCCGCTGGGGTGGAACGCACCGGTCCGGTCCCCGGCGCTGCTCAGCGCCGCTCCCCCGCCCACGGCGGACGCGACCTGGTCGGCGAGGTTGGTCGCGGCCGCCTCGGAGACCAGCGGCGAGCCCGGGGAGGCGGCGAGGAGCGCCTCGGTGAACCGCGCGACGAACTCCTCGTAGAGCTCGTCGACGACGATGAACCGCTTGCCGGCGTTGCACGCCTGGCCGGTGTTCTCCAGGCGGGCGGCCACCGCGGCCTCGACCGTCGCCGCCATGTCGGAGGTGCCGAGCACGACGAACGGGTCCGACCCGCCCAGCTCGAGCACGACCTTCTTCAGGTGCCGCCCCGCGATCGCGGCGACGGCGGAGCCGGCACGCTCCGAGCCGGTCAGCGAGACGCCCTGCACCCGCGGGTCGGCGATGATCCGCTCGACCTGCTCGTGTGTGGCGTACACGTTGACGTAGGCGCCCTCGGGCAGGCCGGCGTCGAGGAAGAGCCGGTGCAGCAGCGCCGCCGAGCGCGGGCACTGCGGGGCGTGCTTGAGCACGATGGTGTTGCCGGTGGCCAGGTTGGGCGCGGCGAACCGGGCGACCTGGTAGGCGGGGAAGTTCCACGGCATGATCCCGAGCAGCACCCCGACGGGGGCCCGCCGGATCAGCGCGGAGCCCTCCCCCTCGGCCAGGTCGATCGGCTCGTCGGCCAGGAAGCGGGCGGCGTTGTCGGCGTAGTAGTCGTAGATGTCGGCGGAGAAGTCGACCTCGCCCTCGGCGTCGGCGAGGGGCTTGCCCATCTCCTCCACCATCGTGGTCGACAGCTCCTCGCGGCGCTCGCGGTGCAGCTCGGCGACGCGGTGGAGCAGGGCGGCGCGGTCCTCGACGGTCGAGGTCCGCCGCCAGCCGGCGTACGCCGCGGCGGCGGCGTCGACGGCGGCGTCGACCTCGGCGTCCGTGGCGGTCGGGAAGGTCTCGACCAGGTCGCCGGTGGCGGGGTTCAGCACGGCGTACTCGGGCATGGGGGGCTCCTTGGGGTGGCGGGCGGGCGTCAGCGGACGGCTTCGACGTCGGACGAGAGCCGTTGCGCGAGCCAGACGGGGACGATGGAGAAGACGATGAGCACGACCGCCACGACGTTGACCACGGGTGCCTGGTTCGGCCGGAACATGTTGTTGAGGATCCAGATCGGCAGGGTGTTGGCGCCGCTGCCGGCGGTGAACGTGGTCACGATGATCTCGTCGAAGCTGAGGGCGAACGCGAGCATCCCGCCCGCCATCAGGGCCGAGCGCAGCTGCGGCAGCGTCACGAGCCGGAAGGTGGTCAGGACCCCGGCGCCGAGGTCCGCGGAGGCCTCCTCGAGGCTGGTGCCCATCCGGCGCAGGCGGGCCTGGACGTTGTTGAAGACGGTCACGATGCAGAACGTCGCATGCGCCACCACGATCGTCCAGAGGCTGAGGTCGACCCCCAGGATGGTGCGGAAGCCGTTGTTCAGCGCGATGCCCGTGACGACGCCGGGCAGGGCGATCGGCAGGATCACCAGCAGGTTGACCGAGTGCTTGCCGAAGAAGGAGTAGCGCTGCAGCGCGAGGGCCAGGAGCGTCCCGAGCACCAGCGCGATGGCCGTGGCGAGCACCGCGACCTGCAGGCTGGTCACCAGGGCGTCGCGGGCGCCCTCGCTCCCGGCGGCCCGCCTCCACCACTCGAAGGTCACGCCGTCGAGCGGCCAGGTCATCGACTGGCTGGGGTTCACCGAGTTCACCACGACCACCAGCAGCGGCAGGTAGACCAGCGCCAGCACGAGGAAGGTGAGCGCGGCGAGCGTCCGGCGCGCGGTCCGGCTGAGGTTCATCAGAGGTTCTCCAGGGCGCCGGTACGACGGATCGCGGTGAGCAGCACGAGCATGACCACGATGGGGATCATGGCGATGGCGGCGGCGAGCGGCAGGTTGTTGGCGGCGCCGGCGTTGACGAAGACCAGGTTGCCGAGCATCTGGCTCGCACCGCCCACGATGTTGACGGTGATGTAGTCACCCATGGTCAGCGAGAAGCTGAAGATCGCGCCGGCGATGATGCCGGGCACGAGCAGCGGCATGACGATCGAGCGCAGCACCATGCCCCCGGACGCGCCGAGGTCGCCCGCGGCCTCCAGGAGGGAGTCGGGGACCCGCTCGAGCGCCGCGAAGATCGGCAGGATGACGTAGGGCAGCCAGATGTAGGACTGGGCGATCACCACGGCGGTCAGGCCGTAGCCCGGCGAGCCGATGCCCGACCACTCGGCGAGGCCACCCTCCGAGAGCACCACCCGCCAGGCGAACACCTTCACCAGGTAGCTGGCCCACAGCGGGGTGAGCACGGCGACGACGAGCATCCGCCGCGCCCGCGGCGAGGCGACCTTGGCCATGTAGAACGCGATCGGCAGCGCGATCAGCACGTCGATCACCGTCACCGCCAGCGCCACGCCCACGGTGCGGGCCGCGACGGTGCGGTACACCTCGTTCTCGAGCAGGGTGCGGAAGTTGTCCAGCGTCCAGGAGCGGTCGATCTCGCTGCTGAGGCTGTCGACGGACCACAGCGAGGTGATCAGGAGCGCGGCGAGCGCCACGACGTAGACGAGCAGCATCCACGCGAGCGGCGCCGAGAGCAGCAGGCTCAGCCGCAGCCACACCCTGCGGTGCAGCAGCCGGGAGCCCGGCCGGGCCACCGGCGCCCGCAGTGCGGGGTCGGTGGTCCGGCCGGTCCGGCCGTCGGTGACGGGGGTGGAGGTGGCCATGGTCAGCCCTTGATCTCCGTCCAGGCCTGGGTCCACTGCGAGTAGTCGGTGCACTCGACGTCGGTGCGGCCGTCCAGGCACTCCTTGATCGGCGTGCGCCAGAACCACAGCTGGTCGGCGTACTCCTCGTCACCGGCGTGGAAGGTCTCGCAGTGCTTCGGGTCGGTGGTCTCCTCGCACGCGGCGGGGCTGTTGGGCGCCTCGCCGAAGTACTCGGTCGCCTGGGCGTTGGCCTCCGGGCTCAGGATGTAGTCCATCCAGGCGTAGGCGCAGTTGGGGTTCTTGGCCTGCGAGGAGAGCATCCACGTGTCGTTCCACGCGGTCGCGCCCT
This window harbors:
- a CDS encoding siderophore-interacting protein → MHGRVETVTWVTPAMVRVVLGGEGLAGFATADSTDAYVNLAIAPEGAPYDAVFEPAEVRASYDAQWWPARRRYTVRAWDGQRLTIDFVVHGDTGAAGRWASSAAPGDVLVLEGPGSGYRPDPDADWHLMVGDESALPAIAASLEAVPAGVPVVVRLVCDDAEHELPLTTPGALDLRWLHRAGDGDPATLLLRSVEQLQAPAGRVHAFVHGEAEEIRGIRRHLLAERGLARGDMSCSPYWRRTMTDEAWRAVKGDFVAAMEADVA
- a CDS encoding iron chelate uptake ABC transporter family permease subunit — translated: MTAPTAPAAADLTADPAPSTVERVARGRARRAARRRSVVVVLTVLVLATFATSLMVGRTFYPPGDVLSVIAGQDVPGASFTVGRLRLPRAVLALVVGLCFGIAGVTFQTMLRNPLASPDIIGISTGSSAAAAVGIVTFGLSGAAVSLLAISVGLGVALLIYVLSFRDGVAGTRLILIGIGIAAMLESVIAYVLSRAAAWDFQEAARWLTGSLNNAGWDDVVPTVLALLVLGPLLVVKSGDLDMLQLGDDAASALGVRVERTRIVVIVAAVGLIAFATAATGPIAFVAFLAGPIAARIVGPGASLLVPSALVGALLVLVADLCGQFAFDHRYPVGVVTGVLGAPYLVYLIVRTNRAGGSL
- a CDS encoding iron ABC transporter permease, producing the protein MTTTQAGPTSGTPSGAATRRPRRLRAAWLLASLLLLVALAALSVAVGSRDVGLDDIVAALGGSSETLDEAAVTKRIPRTLLAVLVGAALGLAGAVMQGVTRNPLADPGILGVNMGASLAVVTGIAWFGLTAPSSYIWVAIGGAAVAAVFVYAVGSLGRGGATPLKLALAGTATSAALVSFITAVVLPRNDISEGALSWQIGGVGGASFDAITLVLPFLAVGLLVCLASARGLDSLALGDDVAAGLGERVALTRGAAAAGAVLLCGAATAVAGPIGFVGLVVPHLCRMLIGVDHRWLLPFTAVGGAALLTTADVLGRIVARPSEVDVGIITALVGAPFFIHVVRRHKVREL
- a CDS encoding glycoside hydrolase family 3 protein — encoded protein: MRRQPRTLSTALAAVLVVATPLAAVSADGDGADQRPRFTGPGFPPPAVRPADTGLAAPLPRWDTSAAVERRVREIVAQMTDEEKADLATGELNNFFGFYNDPVERLGIPAQTMADGPIGVRVANPEVNRETTQLPSGTSLAATFDPRAARRYGRILGQESFDTGHNVLLGPTLDITRTPLWGRAFEGFGEDPLVSGDLGAQVVRGIQSRPVIATLKHPFAYNQETDRFDVSAEVGERALQEIYVRPFAIAQRRSHPGSMMCSFNRLNGIHACEHPALNRILKQQLRFRGFVMSDYNATPSTVQAANNGLDQEQPGDQGPGSANFGERLLAAVAEGEVSQARLDDMARRILRPMVGLGLLDSRPAVREWDKARNSTQARRIAARGMVLLRNQGRALPLGTGLRSVAVIGPDADNISAQGGGSSVVSVPTRSVSPLEGIRQAVGDRTRVRYAPGIEGISEGDLLPGPHPVPASILAPAAGSRENGLSAQYWSNDDFEGDPHRTVVDPNVNVAFGFQNFGGFNATSPKIPSPVGDFALLGDLSARWEGVLTAPATARYSLGLTARGNARLYLDGELFVEHTGDLSSVGKRVRLRKGQEVTVRVEYAAPAANQYTGGQVRLFWRHPASVLTPKMRSAVRTARTADAAVVVVRDYETEGADRPDLRLPKEQEQLIRQVARVNPRTVVVVETGAPSRVRPWIGRVEGAVQAWYPGQEQGRAIADVLFGRVNPSGHLPATIVRGERQVPGTPTGRAVFREGVRVGYRGFSRSEVSFPFGHGLSYTRFGYDRLRARVTKGDRTALVVSVRVTNRGGRAGADVPQVYVGRLPTRKVRTPARQLAGFARVELRPGQSRRVTIRVPREAFSFWDSARDRWVTPRGPLPVLVGHDALTPAARTTVRVR
- a CDS encoding glycosyltransferase family 2 protein, whose product is MTTSVRPDVGSAPDLDLHGPSGPERRDRPEQRPGRHRRDRVPADDLTVVIPAYNEAASVADTVRSVLGQTTPPARVIVIDDCSDDGTGDLARAAGAEVIRPEDNTGSKAGAQNLALELVTTAYTMAIDADTTLAPDALELLLAPLEEDEATVAACGFVVPRHVRSTWERGRYVEYLLSFTFYKPTQDYYGKPLISSGCFSAYRTEVLRDAGGWSERTRAEDMDLTWTFYQRGHRVRFVPEAVCYPIEPHDLDFMSKQLKRWSHGFVQNVALHWRGILPIPFLSTVVGVAMVDALVASLVYLFLLPVLAVVLSPWVLLAYVVDVPAILVPVLVAARRRGEVGKALASIPAFLVLRTVNGFFMLEALWTEVVLRKPLLVYEKGH
- a CDS encoding ABC transporter ATP-binding protein; its protein translation is MTADHTLTVHDLELGYGERTVIDSLDLVLPPGRVTAIVGANACGKSTLLRSMSRLLRPRAGRVLLDGEQVHKLPAKELARTLGLLPQAPTAPEGITVSDLVGRGRNPHQGLLSRWSSEDDAAVAAALEATDTVALADRPVDELSGGQRQRVWIAMALAQQTDVLLLDEPTTYLDVSHQVEVLDLLTDLNRSRGTTIVMVLHDLNLAARYADHLVALADGRLHAAGDPADVLTEETVRAVFGLDCSVITDPVSGRPLMLPIGRHHVAAPAS
- a CDS encoding iron-siderophore ABC transporter substrate-binding protein yields the protein MRSLRLLAASLGAAALVLSGCGSSDDESTASDSPSSDGSSTQFPITIEHALGTTTIEEKPERVATVNWANHEVPLALGVVPVGMAAANFGDDDGDGLLPWVSDELEELDAETPVLFDETDGIDFEAVADTEPDLILASYSGLTQEDYDTLSEIAPVVAYPEAAWSTEWRDMILQSSEAMGMATEGEELVAELESEITDTVAEHPGLEGTSAMFLTHVDTTDLSEVSYYTTHDTRAKFFEDLGLSTPASIADASSETDQFSGTLSAEQVDKLDDVEVIVTYGDEELVKALKGDPLLSKMPAVANDAIVLLPNNPLGTAANPTPLSISYVLEDYVAMLAEAAGAES